From the Roseateles sp. XES5 genome, one window contains:
- a CDS encoding YdiU family protein, translating into MSDATQTHGANGGRAIAFDNSYARLPDIFFAPVDPTPVEAPRLIAFNRPLAEALGLDAEALERHGAAYFSGNVPLPGSLPLAMAYAGHQFGQFVPQLGDGRAILLGEVVDRAGQRRDIQLKGAGQTPYSRRGDGRAALGPVLREYIISEAMHALGIPTTRALAAVTTGQPVYRDRVLPGGVFTRVAASHIRVGTFQFLAARGDTENVRVLADHVIDRHYPDLKGADRPYLALLDAVADRQAALIARWLGIGFIHGVMNTDNMTISGETIDFGPCAFMDRYDPRTVYSSIDRAGRYAFGNQPMIGQWNIARLAEAMLAILDDDQEKAVEQANAAVGRFMERFQDHWKAVIRTKIGLGAREEDGDQDLIRDLLVTLYEQKADYTLTFRRLADAAEDDAADARLGALLEDPHALAPWLAAWRTRLAGEPATPQDRAAAMRRVNPAFIPRNHKVEEALTEAVDHGDFSLFAALNDVLARPYEDQPAFAAYAEPPRPGEEITATFCGT; encoded by the coding sequence ATGAGCGACGCGACACAAACCCATGGTGCGAACGGCGGCAGGGCGATTGCCTTCGACAACAGCTATGCGCGCCTGCCGGACATCTTCTTCGCGCCGGTCGATCCGACGCCGGTGGAAGCGCCGCGGCTGATCGCCTTCAACCGGCCCCTCGCCGAAGCGCTCGGCCTGGACGCGGAGGCGCTGGAGCGGCATGGCGCGGCCTATTTCTCCGGCAATGTGCCGCTGCCCGGCTCGCTGCCGCTGGCCATGGCCTATGCCGGTCACCAGTTCGGCCAGTTCGTGCCGCAGCTCGGCGACGGGCGGGCGATCCTCCTGGGTGAAGTCGTCGACCGGGCCGGCCAGCGCCGCGACATCCAGCTGAAGGGCGCGGGCCAGACGCCCTATTCCCGTCGCGGCGACGGCCGCGCGGCGCTCGGCCCGGTGCTGCGCGAATATATCATCAGCGAGGCCATGCACGCGCTCGGCATCCCGACGACGCGGGCGCTCGCCGCCGTCACCACCGGCCAGCCGGTCTACCGCGACCGCGTGCTGCCCGGCGGGGTCTTCACCCGCGTCGCCGCCAGCCATATCCGCGTCGGCACCTTCCAGTTTCTTGCCGCGCGCGGCGACACGGAGAATGTGCGCGTGCTTGCCGACCATGTGATCGACCGGCACTATCCGGACCTGAAGGGCGCGGACAGGCCCTATCTCGCCCTCCTCGACGCCGTCGCGGACCGGCAGGCCGCGCTGATCGCCCGCTGGCTCGGCATCGGCTTCATCCACGGCGTCATGAACACCGACAACATGACGATCTCGGGCGAGACCATCGATTTCGGCCCCTGCGCCTTCATGGACCGTTACGATCCGCGCACCGTCTATTCCTCCATCGACCGCGCCGGGCGCTATGCCTTCGGCAACCAGCCGATGATCGGCCAGTGGAACATCGCGCGCCTTGCCGAGGCGATGCTGGCGATCCTGGACGATGACCAGGAAAAGGCCGTCGAACAGGCGAATGCCGCCGTCGGCCGTTTCATGGAGCGTTTCCAGGACCATTGGAAAGCGGTGATCCGCACCAAGATCGGCCTTGGCGCGCGCGAAGAAGACGGCGACCAGGATCTCATCCGCGATCTCCTCGTCACGCTCTACGAGCAGAAGGCCGACTATACGCTGACCTTCCGCCGCCTTGCCGATGCCGCCGAAGACGATGCGGCGGATGCACGGCTTGGCGCGCTGCTCGAGGATCCGCACGCGCTCGCGCCCTGGCTTGCCGCCTGGCGAACGCGGCTTGCCGGGGAGCCGGCCACGCCGCAGGATCGCGCGGCGGCCATGCGCCGGGTCAACCCCGCCTTCATACCGCGCAACCACAAGGTCGAGGAGGCGCTGACGGAAGCCGTCGATCACGGCGACTTCTCGCTGTTCGCCGCGCTCAACGACGTGCTGGCACGACCCTACGAGGACCAGCCGGCCTTTGCCGCCTATGCCGAACCGCCGCGACCCGGCGAGGAAATCACCGCAACTTTCTGCGGCACTTAA
- a CDS encoding GNAT family N-acetyltransferase — protein sequence MQNTVIKLDPHAADRPPMLTIRAARQGDLQQILDMIALHAECHGDTAKISAVDLDRDLFGAHPWITALVAEAGGRLIGYALLVPLYRAMEGLRGMELHQIFVRDGHRGHGIGRHLVTRAREHARIAGCGYLSVSAATGNFGAHRFYEQMNFRAGPVTGMRYVQALG from the coding sequence ATGCAAAACACCGTCATCAAGCTCGATCCCCACGCCGCCGACCGCCCGCCGATGCTGACCATCCGCGCCGCGCGCCAGGGCGATCTGCAGCAGATTCTCGACATGATCGCCCTGCATGCCGAATGCCATGGCGACACTGCGAAGATTTCCGCCGTCGATCTCGACCGCGACCTCTTCGGCGCCCATCCCTGGATCACCGCGCTGGTCGCCGAAGCCGGCGGCCGCCTGATCGGCTACGCCCTGCTCGTGCCGCTCTACCGCGCCATGGAAGGCCTGCGCGGCATGGAACTGCACCAGATCTTCGTGCGCGACGGCCATCGCGGCCACGGTATCGGCCGCCACCTCGTCACCCGCGCTCGCGAGCACGCGCGCATTGCCGGCTGCGGCTACCTGTCGGTCAGCGCGGCCACAGGCAATTTCGGCGCGCACCGCTTCTATGAGCAGATGAATTTCCGCGCCGGCCCGGTCACGGGCATGCGTTACGTGCAGGCGCTCGGCTAA
- a CDS encoding glucose/quinate/shikimate family membrane-bound PQQ-dependent dehydrogenase: MLLTLTAALIALIGLVLTGGGGWLLSLGGSPYYLVTGLAFLVTAVLLFRRSGAALWLYALIILGSLGWAVWEVGFDWWQLGPRGGVIVLLGLWLTLPAIRRPLGFASPTGAHYAASALPLALAVLVAVAVAGYSMTQDPSDRSGSLPAEIANATPALGGNVPAGEWHQYGRTQYGQRYSPLDQINTENVSTLKVAWQYQTGDVKLPDDVGETTYQVTPLKIGDTLYMCTPHNWAIALDAATGKQKWKYDSNSGMNPDRQHQTCRGVTWYADPAAAAGTTCATRVYLPTSDARLIALDAETGDVCTSFAENGVLHLEKGMPYNPAGYYYSTSPPVITDGKIIIGGAVNDNYSTQEQSGVIRAFDVNSGALIWNWDSGNPDVTTPLPEGQVYTVNSPNSWSVFSYDEALGLVYIPLGNQVPDQLGMGRSEHVEKYSSSIVALDIKSGAVRWVRQTVHHDLWDMDVPAQPALIDITKDGATIPALVGPTKQGDIYVLDRRTGEPVIPVKEVPAPAGAIPEDFSAPTQPVSGLTFMPEPLTEKTMWGVTMFDQLACRIDFLSMKYEGRYTPPSLEGTIVYPGNFGTFNWGSVAVDPERQVMFGMPTYLAFTSRLVPRDQIPPKGQDEKGSEQGLNRNDGAPYGVFMGPFLGPLGIPCQAPPWGYVAGANLATGEIAWKHKNGTVMDMTPLPLPFKVGVPGIGGPIITKGGVAFLGAAVDDYLRAYDVTTGRQLWEGRLPAGGQATPMTYTVGEKQYVLIVAGGHGSVGTKPGDYVIAYTLP, from the coding sequence ATGCTGCTCACGCTGACTGCCGCCCTCATCGCCCTCATCGGATTGGTGCTGACGGGCGGAGGCGGATGGCTGCTGTCGCTCGGCGGCAGCCCCTATTACCTCGTCACCGGCCTTGCCTTCCTCGTCACGGCCGTGCTGCTTTTCCGCCGCTCCGGCGCGGCGCTGTGGCTCTATGCCCTCATCATCCTCGGGTCGCTCGGCTGGGCGGTCTGGGAAGTCGGGTTCGACTGGTGGCAGCTCGGCCCGCGCGGCGGCGTCATCGTGCTGCTCGGCCTGTGGCTGACGCTGCCGGCCATCCGCCGCCCGCTCGGCTTTGCCAGCCCCACCGGCGCGCATTATGCCGCCTCGGCCCTGCCGCTGGCGCTCGCCGTGCTCGTCGCGGTCGCCGTTGCCGGCTATTCGATGACGCAGGACCCTTCCGACCGGTCCGGCAGCCTGCCGGCCGAGATCGCCAATGCGACGCCCGCGCTCGGCGGCAACGTGCCGGCGGGCGAATGGCATCAATATGGCCGCACGCAATACGGCCAGCGCTATTCGCCGCTCGACCAGATCAACACCGAAAACGTCTCGACGCTGAAGGTCGCCTGGCAATACCAGACCGGCGACGTGAAGCTGCCCGACGACGTGGGCGAAACCACCTATCAGGTGACGCCGCTGAAGATCGGCGACACGCTCTACATGTGCACGCCGCACAACTGGGCCATCGCGCTCGATGCGGCGACCGGCAAGCAGAAATGGAAATACGATTCCAATTCCGGCATGAACCCGGACCGCCAGCACCAGACCTGCCGCGGCGTGACCTGGTATGCCGATCCGGCCGCCGCCGCCGGAACGACCTGCGCGACGCGCGTCTATCTGCCGACCTCCGACGCCCGGCTGATCGCGCTCGACGCCGAGACCGGCGACGTCTGCACGAGTTTCGCGGAAAACGGCGTGCTGCACCTCGAAAAGGGCATGCCCTACAATCCGGCCGGCTACTACTATTCCACCTCGCCGCCCGTCATCACCGACGGCAAGATCATCATCGGCGGCGCGGTGAACGACAACTATTCGACCCAGGAGCAATCCGGCGTCATCCGCGCCTTCGACGTCAATTCCGGTGCGCTGATCTGGAACTGGGATTCCGGCAATCCCGACGTCACGACGCCCTTGCCGGAAGGCCAGGTCTATACCGTCAACTCGCCCAATTCCTGGTCGGTGTTCAGCTATGACGAGGCGCTCGGCCTCGTCTATATCCCGCTCGGCAACCAGGTGCCGGACCAGCTCGGCATGGGCCGCAGCGAGCATGTGGAGAAATACTCCTCCTCCATCGTGGCGCTCGACATCAAGAGCGGCGCGGTGCGCTGGGTGCGCCAGACGGTGCATCACGACCTCTGGGACATGGACGTGCCGGCCCAGCCGGCGCTGATCGACATCACGAAGGACGGCGCCACCATCCCCGCCCTCGTCGGCCCCACCAAGCAGGGCGACATCTACGTGCTCGACCGGCGCACCGGCGAGCCGGTCATCCCGGTCAAGGAAGTGCCCGCGCCCGCGGGCGCGATCCCCGAAGACTTCAGCGCGCCGACGCAGCCCGTCTCCGGCCTCACCTTCATGCCGGAGCCGCTGACCGAGAAGACCATGTGGGGCGTTACCATGTTCGACCAGCTCGCCTGCCGCATCGACTTCCTGTCGATGAAATACGAGGGCCGCTACACGCCGCCCTCGCTGGAAGGCACCATCGTCTATCCCGGCAATTTCGGCACCTTCAACTGGGGTTCGGTTGCGGTCGATCCGGAGCGGCAGGTGATGTTCGGCATGCCGACCTACCTCGCCTTCACCTCCCGTCTCGTGCCGCGTGACCAGATTCCGCCGAAGGGCCAGGATGAGAAGGGCTCCGAACAGGGTCTCAACCGCAATGACGGCGCGCCTTACGGCGTCTTCATGGGCCCGTTCCTCGGACCGCTCGGCATTCCCTGTCAGGCGCCGCCATGGGGCTATGTCGCGGGCGCGAACCTTGCCACCGGCGAGATCGCCTGGAAGCACAAGAACGGCACGGTGATGGACATGACACCGCTGCCGCTGCCCTTCAAGGTCGGCGTGCCCGGCATCGGCGGGCCGATCATCACCAAGGGCGGCGTCGCCTTCCTCGGCGCGGCGGTGGACGACTATCTGCGCGCCTATGACGTCACCACCGGCCGGCAGCTCTGGGAAGGCCGCCTTCCCGCCGGCGGCCAGGCGACGCCGATGACCTACACGGTGGGCGAGAAGCAATATGTGCTGATCGTCGCCGGCGGCCATGGCTCCGTCGGCACCAAGCCGGGCGACTACGTCATCGCCTATACGCTGCCGTAA